Genomic window (Mycosarcoma maydis chromosome 5, whole genome shotgun sequence):
TGGCGCCGAGCACGCTCATGATCTCCTCGTAGACGGTAAACACGATACCACCGGAGAGCACCAGTCGAGCAAGACGGGGAGTAGCTCCGCGCCAAAAGGCAAGAATGCCCTCTTCGCGCAATGTGACGGCGGCGCAGTTGAATGTGTTGCGGTACTTTGTACGTGCTTCCAACGTCTGCATTCGTGTCTTGATCACATCCAAAGGCATGGTTGCGTAGACCGTGACAATACCGGCAACGGCGCCGATGCCAAAGGTGATTCCACCGGGCAATGATTGGCCGGGACGCGCGCTTCCACTGACAAAGTTCTTGAGCGTCGAGTACGTCCCGAAGCGCACAGCCGAGTTGGCACCCTGTCTCAACATGACAGGGAATAGACCCCTGTAAATACCTCTGATACCTTCTTCTTTGACAATAGCTGTTGTACCAGGAATCAAGCCTCTCGGATACTTGGGAACAGCTCTCTTACcgtcgtcgatgagcttggtcttgatcgtctctGATGGGGTCACTGCGAAGATTGCTTCCATCATTCCCGCACCCAAACCGGCAAGAAGTGATCGCGGACCAGACAGTTTGCCATTTTCGTCCTTGAGCATCGTCTTGAAGTGGTCATAGCTGAGGAATCGGACACCTGCCTTGATCGCATTGCCCGTCACCAGCGCACCACACCCTGAGTAGAGACCGATGAAACCATCCTTGGCGATAGTGTTGCGTACGATCGTGATAGGTCCAGGCGCCTTTTCGCCCGCTTTGGCTGCGAACTGGGAGACGGTCTTGGTGTACTCAATAGGGTAGGTGGTGAATCCTTCGACAGCACCAGCGGTGGTACCGGCTATGAGCGAGTAGAGGGGTTTGTCCTTACGCTGTGCTGTCTGGGTTGGCGTTGAAGCCGCTTTCTTGGGTCCTGGCGCCACATCCTTGATCGCACTGTAAGTTTTGGAAGCTGCCTCCGAGAtggaa
Coding sequences:
- a CDS encoding putative tricarboxylate secondary active transmembrane transporter, translated to MSNAASSASSSISEAASKTYSAIKDVAPGPKKAASTPTQTAQRKDKPLYSLIAGTTAGAVEGFTTYPIEYTKTVSQFAAKAGEKAPGPITIVRNTIAKDGFIGLYSGCGALVTGNAIKAGVRFLSYDHFKTMLKDENGKLSGPRSLLAGLGAGMMEAIFAVTPSETIKTKLIDDGKRAVPKYPRGLIPGTTAIVKEEGIRGIYRGLFPVMLRQGANSAVRFGTYSTLKNFVSGSARPGQSLPGGITFGIGAVAGIVTVYATMPLDVIKTRMQTLEARTKYRNTFNCAAVTLREEGILAFWRGATPRLARLVLSGGIVFTVYEEIMSVLGAKTM